The Teredinibacter sp. KSP-S5-2 genome includes a window with the following:
- a CDS encoding porin — MKTSNIALVAGLVTGMGLSATAWSGAKIAVDDNISVTVGARVQALAIRTDKDLDGDGDYEKDNDFRVRRARLLVKTQLQDNLTFFIQTEASDDEGGTGSDMRVIDSWVNYKFDNWLQLYAGQHMAPASRQALTASNKMMAIDRPGNNTKNLTWGARTMSGFNTATFGPSNDSAISGRNAVRDVGMSLFGAGELGEGVHLKYYAGMFDGVQKSSAAEDNLRYTARVQLNLMDDEAAFWNSSTYLGKKKTVGFGLSYDVQDKVQDATLVDENTGDLVGDGDYTYWSIDAFADLPLGPGALTLEAAYSDLDLGSATQQSVQSQGNGWYLQTGFYINQWQPWVEFEAWDSDSANGAGSYDMFRVGVNYYIQGHNANFKLGLEKLNSDQNITAEEDSLTSLVFGIYTNF, encoded by the coding sequence ATGAAAACGAGCAATATTGCCCTAGTGGCAGGCTTGGTCACCGGCATGGGCTTAAGTGCCACTGCGTGGTCAGGGGCCAAAATCGCAGTCGATGATAATATTTCGGTTACCGTGGGTGCTCGAGTACAAGCCTTAGCGATTCGTACAGATAAAGATCTGGATGGCGACGGTGATTACGAAAAAGACAACGACTTTCGAGTTCGTCGTGCCCGACTTCTGGTCAAAACCCAGTTACAAGATAACCTGACCTTTTTTATCCAGACAGAGGCCTCTGACGATGAAGGTGGTACGGGTTCCGATATGCGTGTTATCGACAGTTGGGTGAATTACAAGTTTGATAACTGGCTGCAATTGTATGCAGGTCAACATATGGCTCCTGCTTCGCGCCAGGCTCTTACTGCATCAAATAAAATGATGGCCATCGATCGCCCAGGGAACAACACCAAAAACCTTACTTGGGGTGCGCGAACCATGAGTGGTTTTAACACCGCTACATTTGGCCCATCAAATGACTCTGCAATTTCCGGGCGCAATGCGGTGCGTGATGTGGGTATGAGTTTATTTGGTGCCGGCGAACTGGGTGAAGGTGTGCATCTGAAGTATTACGCGGGCATGTTTGATGGTGTGCAAAAATCATCAGCAGCGGAAGACAACTTACGTTATACCGCGCGTGTTCAGTTGAACTTGATGGATGACGAAGCGGCTTTTTGGAACTCGTCTACATACCTCGGTAAAAAGAAAACCGTTGGCTTTGGGCTTTCCTATGATGTGCAGGATAAAGTTCAAGACGCGACCTTGGTCGACGAAAATACCGGAGATTTGGTCGGTGATGGCGACTACACCTATTGGAGTATTGATGCCTTTGCTGATCTACCTCTTGGCCCAGGTGCTTTAACCTTGGAAGCAGCATATTCTGATTTGGATCTTGGTAGTGCTACGCAACAATCTGTGCAGTCACAAGGCAACGGTTGGTATTTGCAAACCGGTTTTTACATTAATCAATGGCAACCATGGGTAGAGTTTGAAGCCTGGGATAGCGACTCTGCAAACGGAGCAGGTAGTTATGATATGTTTCGTGTTGGTGTGAATTACTACATTCAAGGTCACAATGCGAACTTTAAGCTGGGGTTGGAAAAATTGAATTCCGACCAGAATATCACCGCTGAAGAAGACTCTCTTACTTCATT
- a CDS encoding branched-chain amino acid transaminase, producing the protein MSFAERDGVIWFDGELIPWKDAKVHVLTHTLHYGMGVFEGVRAYDAGSHGTCIFRLNEHTDRLFRSAHIMNMAMPYSKDELNEAQKLVVRENDLTEAYLRPMVFYGSEGMGLRADNLQTHVIVAAWNWPSYMSPEAKEQGIKIRTSSYTRHHVNISMCKAKANGHYINSMLALKEALDCGCEEALLLDNEGYVAEGSGENIFIVRNGELYTPELTSCLDGITRNTIFQLADECGLKIHEKRITRDEVYVADEAFFTGTAAEVLPIRMHDGRVIGEGRRGPITTRLQEMYFNAVRGEASNRTEWLAPVK; encoded by the coding sequence ATGTCTTTCGCCGAACGCGATGGCGTTATCTGGTTTGACGGAGAATTGATTCCCTGGAAGGATGCAAAGGTACATGTTCTTACCCACACCCTGCACTATGGCATGGGTGTATTTGAAGGGGTACGAGCCTACGATGCCGGCAGCCACGGAACCTGTATTTTTCGCCTGAATGAGCACACAGACCGCCTGTTCCGCTCTGCTCACATTATGAATATGGCAATGCCCTATTCCAAAGACGAACTCAACGAAGCGCAAAAGCTGGTGGTTCGTGAAAATGACTTAACCGAAGCTTACCTTCGTCCGATGGTGTTTTACGGATCAGAAGGCATGGGTTTGCGTGCGGATAATTTGCAGACACACGTTATTGTCGCCGCCTGGAACTGGCCTTCTTATATGTCTCCTGAAGCCAAAGAACAGGGAATTAAAATTCGCACATCCAGCTACACACGTCATCACGTCAACATTTCGATGTGTAAAGCCAAGGCAAACGGCCACTATATCAACTCCATGCTGGCGTTGAAGGAAGCACTGGACTGCGGTTGCGAAGAAGCATTGCTGTTGGACAATGAAGGCTATGTTGCTGAAGGCAGTGGCGAAAATATCTTTATCGTCCGCAACGGTGAGCTCTACACACCCGAACTCACGTCCTGTCTGGACGGCATTACCCGGAATACAATTTTCCAACTTGCCGACGAGTGCGGCCTGAAGATCCACGAAAAACGTATTACTCGTGACGAAGTTTACGTCGCCGACGAAGCCTTCTTCACCGGTACGGCTGCAGAAGTACTCCCGATTCGCATGCATGACGGGCGGGTCATTGGTGAAGGTCGTCGCGGTCCAATCACCACTCGCCTGCAAGAGATGTATTTTAATGCTGTTCGCGGTGAAGCCAGTAACCGCACGGAATGGTTGGCTCCGGTCAAATAA
- the glnE gene encoding bifunctional [glutamate--ammonia ligase]-adenylyl-L-tyrosine phosphorylase/[glutamate--ammonia-ligase] adenylyltransferase, with product MENLKKALIEQAKNDFDSPDLTAFIEQFIAKMSDSPSSSIVDFFSQRPSRITEFLTATYGSKYLQKNWLINIDRFTRFAELSDFDQTWDLATYHDKLAEQIQEADAEQLARQLRLFRQMAMSRIIWRDFNRIASTLETTAELSALATASAQHALNFHYHHLAQKWGYPKNTAGTTQPMLILGMGKLGAGELNLSSDIDLIFCYPESGETDHPQKNLTNQEFFTRLGKAIIQSLDQQTADGFVFRVDMRLRPYGESGPLVSNFNSLENYYQTQGREWERYAMIKARVIATTGEATYTEELMKLLRNFTFRQYIDFSVIEALRKLKRMINQEVARRQLQEDVKLGSGGIREIEFIAQAFQLIRGGRERVLQDNRLLTILPLLEEYKSLPEGKAKQLSDAYCFLRNVEHAVQGYDDKQTQKLPIDDKQKATLARIMGFEHWDAFYQTLEQHREIVREEFQEVVADPNQQDQTQTVDYAKWSDLWHLALDKEACINLLQEHNHEDAEQSYEQIKSLAKISRTGMHATGRERLDEFMPRLLAQVAKASEPAATLKRILHLVKAVMRRSAYLLLLNENPKALDQLIKLTQASPWIADQITKYPALLDELLDPSSLYSPPEKSDLEDELRRLVLRIDENDLEAQMEALRYFRSSHALRVAACEITGALPLMKVSDYLTYIAEVLLDYILRHSWNQMVARHGYPGGQMSETPKMIIVGYGKLGGIEMGHKSDLDLVFIHNAQSNGSTDGERPLDNTTFFMRLGQKIIHFLTTNMHSGQLYDTDMRLRPDGASGMLVPSIQAFHKYQKDKAWTWEHQALCRARVVAGDPELTSEFEQIRAEILQTPRDIAQLKKDVIDMRIKMREHLGSDKHNLGEKLFDLKQDPGGIVDIEFMVQYAVLAWANTEPALVKFTDNIRILESLAQSNLLATQEVEQLIEAYKVLRAEGHRLTLQHKTRKVPGNQLVEERQKVIAIWNKLLETQP from the coding sequence ATGGAAAATTTAAAAAAAGCACTTATTGAACAGGCGAAAAACGATTTCGATTCACCTGACCTTACCGCATTTATCGAACAATTTATCGCCAAAATGAGTGATAGCCCCTCGAGTTCTATCGTTGATTTTTTCTCTCAACGACCATCAAGAATTACCGAGTTTTTAACCGCAACCTATGGCAGTAAGTATTTACAAAAAAACTGGTTAATAAATATCGACAGATTTACCCGGTTTGCAGAACTATCCGACTTCGATCAGACATGGGATCTGGCGACTTACCACGACAAGTTAGCAGAACAAATACAGGAAGCGGACGCAGAACAACTTGCCAGGCAGCTTCGACTTTTTCGCCAAATGGCTATGAGCCGCATCATTTGGCGCGACTTCAATCGTATTGCATCTACGCTGGAAACAACCGCTGAATTAAGTGCTCTGGCAACAGCCTCCGCGCAACACGCGCTTAATTTCCACTACCATCACCTGGCGCAAAAATGGGGCTACCCAAAAAATACTGCTGGAACAACACAACCAATGCTGATTCTCGGTATGGGCAAACTCGGCGCAGGAGAACTAAATCTGTCATCCGATATTGATTTAATTTTTTGCTATCCGGAAAGCGGCGAAACAGATCATCCGCAAAAAAACCTGACTAATCAGGAATTTTTTACTCGCCTGGGTAAAGCCATCATTCAGTCCCTTGACCAACAAACAGCCGACGGCTTTGTCTTTCGGGTAGATATGCGCCTGAGGCCGTATGGCGAAAGCGGCCCTCTGGTCAGCAACTTCAACTCGCTAGAGAACTACTACCAAACACAGGGCCGGGAATGGGAAAGGTACGCGATGATCAAAGCCCGAGTCATCGCCACTACCGGTGAAGCCACTTACACCGAAGAACTGATGAAACTGCTGAGAAATTTCACCTTCCGCCAATACATTGATTTTTCGGTAATCGAAGCCCTAAGAAAACTGAAGCGCATGATTAATCAGGAAGTTGCCCGGCGCCAACTTCAAGAAGACGTCAAACTTGGTTCCGGTGGTATACGTGAAATTGAATTTATTGCTCAGGCCTTCCAACTGATTCGCGGTGGCCGCGAACGGGTGCTGCAGGATAATCGCCTACTGACCATTCTGCCGCTTCTTGAAGAATATAAAAGCCTGCCCGAAGGTAAAGCCAAACAGCTGTCCGACGCATATTGTTTTCTTCGCAACGTCGAACATGCCGTGCAAGGCTACGACGATAAACAAACCCAAAAATTGCCGATCGATGATAAGCAAAAAGCCACCCTGGCAAGAATCATGGGGTTCGAGCACTGGGATGCGTTTTATCAAACACTCGAACAACACAGAGAAATTGTCAGAGAAGAATTTCAGGAGGTGGTTGCCGACCCCAACCAACAGGACCAGACGCAAACCGTGGACTATGCCAAATGGTCGGATTTGTGGCACCTTGCCCTGGACAAAGAAGCTTGCATTAACCTATTACAAGAACACAATCATGAAGACGCCGAGCAATCCTACGAGCAGATAAAAAGTCTGGCCAAAATATCCCGCACCGGCATGCATGCAACAGGCAGGGAACGCCTGGATGAGTTTATGCCAAGGTTACTGGCACAGGTGGCTAAAGCCTCCGAACCCGCCGCAACCCTGAAGCGCATTCTGCATCTGGTGAAGGCCGTTATGCGCCGTAGCGCCTACCTGCTACTACTGAACGAAAACCCTAAAGCGCTGGATCAGCTAATCAAGCTGACCCAGGCCAGCCCCTGGATTGCGGATCAAATTACCAAATACCCTGCGCTTCTGGATGAGTTACTCGACCCCTCTTCGCTGTACTCTCCACCGGAAAAGTCAGATCTGGAAGACGAGCTACGCCGCCTGGTATTGAGGATCGATGAGAATGACCTGGAAGCCCAGATGGAAGCCCTGCGCTATTTCAGGTCATCCCACGCTCTGCGAGTCGCAGCCTGTGAGATCACCGGCGCACTACCATTGATGAAAGTAAGTGATTACTTAACCTATATCGCCGAGGTACTGTTGGACTACATACTTCGCCACAGCTGGAATCAAATGGTAGCCAGACACGGCTACCCCGGAGGCCAGATGAGCGAAACACCTAAAATGATCATCGTGGGTTACGGCAAGCTCGGCGGCATTGAGATGGGCCATAAGTCCGATCTGGATTTGGTGTTTATCCACAATGCCCAATCCAACGGTTCCACCGATGGCGAAAGGCCGTTAGATAACACAACTTTCTTTATGCGTCTGGGACAGAAAATTATTCACTTCCTGACCACCAATATGCATTCCGGCCAGCTATACGATACCGATATGCGGTTACGCCCAGACGGTGCATCGGGAATGCTTGTCCCCTCAATTCAGGCATTCCATAAATACCAGAAAGACAAAGCCTGGACCTGGGAACACCAGGCATTATGTCGGGCGAGAGTGGTGGCCGGAGATCCGGAACTGACAAGCGAATTTGAGCAGATCCGGGCAGAAATCCTGCAGACACCAAGAGACATCGCCCAACTGAAAAAAGACGTGATCGACATGCGCATAAAAATGCGCGAACACCTGGGTAGCGACAAACATAACCTGGGTGAAAAACTATTCGACTTAAAGCAGGATCCCGGCGGTATCGTTGACATTGAATTTATGGTTCAATATGCGGTTCTTGCTTGGGCAAACACTGAACCGGCACTCGTAAAATTCACGGACAACATCCGTATTCTGGAAAGCCTTGCGCAATCCAACCTGCTCGCTACCCAAGAGGTTGAGCAGCTAATCGAAGCCTACAAAGTTCTACGCGCCGAAGGACACCGTCTGACTCTGCAACATAAGACTCGGAAAGTGCCCGGAAACCAGCTTGTTGAGGAAAGGCAAAAAGTTATCGCCATTTGGAACAAGCTTCTTGAGACCCAGCCCTGA